From Sporosarcina sp. Te-1, the proteins below share one genomic window:
- a CDS encoding metallophosphoesterase family protein yields MRRTFVISDIHGEITAFTQLLNQIDYQPGIDQLILLGDYIDRGQDSKAVLDKVMLLHEEGAIVLKGNHEDMMIKAFTSGEERPWRHWVDRNGGNETLRSYGFTEEQYAVSPDISFERPQLASDDLEKHLEFILSLELYKEQDDFIFVHAGVNPETSLHETEERDFLWIRDPFHNGYTGEKKVVFGHTPTKYLYKDDTNHSIYFGSNNIIGIDGGAVYGGQLNCLELPGLIPHTVKIKHDCPVQ; encoded by the coding sequence GTGAGACGTACATTTGTAATAAGTGATATTCATGGGGAGATTACAGCATTTACCCAATTATTGAACCAGATAGACTATCAACCTGGCATTGACCAACTCATCCTTCTGGGCGATTACATTGATCGTGGACAAGATTCGAAAGCGGTGCTCGACAAAGTGATGCTTCTTCACGAAGAGGGAGCTATTGTCCTCAAGGGGAATCATGAGGATATGATGATCAAGGCTTTTACGAGTGGGGAGGAACGGCCTTGGCGTCATTGGGTGGACCGGAATGGAGGGAATGAAACGTTGCGAAGCTACGGCTTTACGGAAGAGCAGTATGCGGTTTCTCCTGACATTTCTTTTGAGCGTCCCCAGCTAGCTTCGGATGATTTGGAAAAGCATCTCGAATTCATTCTCTCTTTAGAACTGTATAAGGAGCAGGACGATTTTATTTTTGTTCATGCAGGTGTAAATCCGGAAACGTCTCTTCATGAGACAGAGGAACGTGATTTTCTTTGGATTCGCGACCCTTTCCACAATGGATATACCGGAGAGAAAAAGGTAGTGTTTGGTCACACACCAACAAAATATCTATATAAGGACGATACCAATCATTCCATATATTTTGGGTCCAACAATATTATTGGAATTGATGGAGGTGCCGTATATGGCGGCCAGTTGAATTGCCTGGAACTGCCCGGTTTAATTCCCCACACTGTGAAAATTAAACACGATTGTCCTGTTCAATAA
- a CDS encoding M20 family metallopeptidase, with amino-acid sequence MNKLSLDQTLIDWTIEQRRHFHMHPELSGQEFETAAYVKAKLAEFGIPLIDGYSAPNVIAYFKGTEGKKTIALRADMDALPIEEEGEKPYISNVPGVMHGCGHDGHTATLLAVAKWMSEHSQLVRNNILFIFQSSEEISPSGAQQLVEEGILNGVDVIYGIHYMSSMPLGEIGFAAGPAMASCDDFDIIIEGKGGHGGSPHETIDPIYISTHLIQAFQSIVSRNLHPLHAGVISIGGLQAGNSYNVIPDKVQIKGTIRALTFEGATLMHQKTEQLTRSICESFGATGHYQFIEGTPPLYNHPEACEVAKDIIQRTFGDDAFTDYEPVLGAEDFSYYLKNKVGAFINVGMQSEKSQYPHHHPKFDIDEAAIPAGIELMIQLALQG; translated from the coding sequence ATGAACAAACTATCACTTGACCAAACGTTGATCGATTGGACTATCGAACAACGCAGACATTTTCATATGCATCCCGAATTGTCGGGACAAGAGTTTGAAACAGCAGCTTACGTCAAAGCGAAGTTAGCCGAATTCGGCATTCCCTTGATCGATGGCTATTCTGCACCAAATGTCATTGCGTATTTTAAAGGTACTGAAGGAAAAAAGACCATAGCCCTGCGAGCGGATATGGATGCTCTTCCCATTGAAGAAGAAGGAGAGAAACCATATATTTCAAATGTTCCTGGCGTCATGCACGGTTGTGGTCATGATGGGCATACAGCCACATTGCTGGCAGTTGCCAAATGGATGAGCGAACATTCGCAGCTCGTCCGGAATAATATTCTGTTCATTTTTCAAAGTTCAGAAGAGATCTCGCCTAGCGGTGCGCAACAGCTTGTAGAAGAAGGTATTTTAAATGGTGTCGATGTAATTTATGGCATCCACTACATGTCCAGCATGCCGCTAGGAGAAATAGGTTTTGCAGCAGGTCCTGCAATGGCTTCTTGTGATGATTTCGATATCATCATCGAAGGGAAAGGCGGACATGGGGGCAGCCCGCATGAAACAATTGATCCCATTTACATTTCAACACATCTGATTCAAGCATTCCAATCCATTGTCAGCAGGAATTTACATCCATTGCATGCAGGCGTCATTTCTATCGGCGGCTTACAGGCAGGCAATTCCTATAACGTCATTCCTGACAAGGTTCAAATAAAAGGGACCATTCGTGCCTTGACGTTCGAAGGCGCAACGCTTATGCACCAAAAAACCGAGCAACTTACCCGATCCATCTGTGAGAGCTTCGGGGCAACAGGCCATTATCAGTTTATCGAAGGGACACCCCCTTTGTATAACCATCCCGAAGCATGTGAGGTGGCGAAGGACATTATCCAAAGAACATTTGGCGACGACGCCTTCACAGACTACGAACCGGTGCTTGGTGCTGAAGATTTTTCATATTATCTAAAGAACAAAGTCGGCGCTTTCATAAACGTCGGGATGCAAAGTGAAAAAAGCCAGTACCCGCACCATCATCCGAAATTTGATATTGACGAAGCGGCCATCCCGGCCGGCATCGAATTAATGATTCAGTTAGCACTACAAGGTTAG
- a CDS encoding YfcC family protein: MQKQTSSNSHQNAAQLKTKKTLHINAFVLLFLVVLIAAALTYIMPAGEYERVDKDGRTLVVPDSFHWVDSSPVGFFHAFTSIHEGMVNAAGIIFFVLIIGGAFGILKATGALDALILSLTKRLGKRELFLIPVLMLFFGAGGTLMGMAEETIVYIAIVTPLAIALGFDAIVGFAIVSVGANIGFMSAVLNPFNIGVAQSIADLPTFSGMGLRIVLFVTLYSAGVLYVFRYAKKVKSNPGLKFSGHVKEDTLENIDQTIELTKRHKWILFLFLMNFVILIFGVIKLGWYITEIAALFLLCGILIGFVGKLGPNKMADSFIDGAKELIGGALIIGFAQAILVVIQDGKLIDSILFYASTALSELSPTLNAIGMFVVQLFLNFLVPSGSGQAALTMPILAPLSDLVGVTRQTAVLAFQLGDGISNSLFPTSGVLLAGLAVAGIPFTRWIKWVMPLVCIQIAISILFLVIAQMIHYGPF, translated from the coding sequence ATGCAGAAGCAGACATCATCGAACAGTCATCAGAACGCAGCTCAACTGAAAACGAAAAAAACGCTCCATATCAATGCATTTGTTTTACTTTTTCTTGTCGTCCTCATTGCGGCTGCGCTGACCTACATTATGCCAGCCGGTGAATATGAACGAGTGGATAAAGACGGACGGACTCTAGTGGTACCCGATTCTTTTCATTGGGTCGATTCCTCTCCCGTCGGTTTCTTCCATGCGTTTACAAGCATTCACGAAGGGATGGTGAATGCGGCAGGTATTATCTTTTTCGTCCTGATCATCGGCGGGGCTTTCGGCATTCTCAAAGCAACCGGTGCGCTGGATGCTTTAATTTTAAGCTTGACGAAGCGACTCGGAAAGCGAGAACTGTTCCTCATTCCTGTGCTTATGCTGTTTTTTGGCGCCGGGGGAACATTGATGGGTATGGCAGAAGAAACAATTGTCTACATTGCCATCGTAACGCCCCTTGCCATCGCGCTGGGCTTTGATGCAATTGTCGGTTTCGCAATTGTGTCAGTAGGCGCGAACATTGGATTTATGAGTGCTGTTCTAAATCCCTTTAATATCGGAGTTGCGCAAAGCATTGCTGACTTGCCGACATTTTCAGGTATGGGGCTCCGTATCGTGTTATTCGTCACATTATATAGTGCAGGTGTCTTATATGTGTTTCGGTATGCAAAAAAAGTGAAATCCAATCCCGGACTCAAATTCAGTGGACATGTAAAAGAGGATACTCTCGAAAATATAGACCAGACTATTGAACTCACAAAACGTCATAAATGGATTCTCTTCTTGTTTTTAATGAACTTTGTCATCCTTATTTTCGGTGTCATTAAACTAGGATGGTATATAACAGAAATTGCTGCGCTATTTTTATTATGCGGAATCCTCATCGGTTTTGTCGGTAAGCTTGGACCGAATAAAATGGCTGATAGCTTTATTGATGGTGCAAAAGAACTCATCGGAGGTGCGTTGATTATCGGTTTCGCCCAAGCGATTCTCGTGGTGATACAAGATGGAAAACTCATTGATTCCATTTTATTTTACGCATCGACTGCACTGAGTGAGCTGTCCCCTACCCTGAATGCGATCGGGATGTTTGTTGTGCAGCTGTTTCTTAACTTTCTCGTCCCTTCTGGAAGTGGCCAAGCGGCGCTTACTATGCCGATTTTAGCCCCATTATCCGACCTAGTCGGAGTGACAAGACAAACAGCCGTCCTCGCCTTCCAGCTTGGCGATGGAATTTCAAATTCTCTATTTCCGACATCAGGTGTCCTGCTTGCCGGGTTGGCCGTTGCCGGAATTCCTTTTACTCGATGGATCAAATGGGTCATGCCCCTTGTTTGCATCCAGATTGCAATTTCCATCCTCTTTCTAGTCATCGCGCAAATGATTCACTATGGTCCTTTCTAA
- a CDS encoding NAD-dependent deacylase, whose amino-acid sequence MLADLIRNSNHTIVFTGAGMSTESGLPDFRSSNTGLWGQEDPSQVASTEALNKNVEQFFRFYRHRVLGVQDCMPHAGHFILAEWERKGLIQGIITQNVDGFHTEAGTINSMELHGTLQKVHCQSCGKDFGSDRYTEEQFYCPCGGTLRPSVVLFGEMLSEDTFTKAIQETEKSKLFIVLGSSLTVSPANQFPLLAKEHGAKLVIVNREPTMLDRYADMVINGKDIGEVLSEVDSELKMDL is encoded by the coding sequence ATGTTGGCAGACTTAATTCGAAATTCGAACCATACAATCGTTTTTACTGGCGCTGGTATGTCTACAGAGAGCGGGCTGCCTGATTTCCGTTCATCAAATACTGGACTTTGGGGACAGGAGGATCCGAGCCAGGTTGCCAGCACGGAAGCGCTCAATAAAAATGTAGAACAGTTTTTTCGTTTTTACCGGCATAGGGTATTGGGCGTGCAAGATTGTATGCCACATGCAGGTCACTTCATTTTGGCTGAGTGGGAAAGAAAAGGACTTATTCAAGGTATCATAACCCAGAACGTAGATGGATTTCATACCGAAGCAGGAACTATCAACAGTATGGAATTGCATGGAACGCTTCAAAAAGTCCATTGTCAATCATGCGGTAAAGACTTCGGGAGTGATCGGTATACAGAAGAACAATTTTATTGTCCTTGTGGGGGGACATTACGGCCATCCGTTGTTCTGTTCGGGGAAATGTTATCCGAAGATACGTTTACCAAAGCAATACAGGAAACGGAGAAGAGCAAACTGTTCATAGTCCTCGGTTCTTCGTTGACCGTCTCGCCTGCTAATCAATTCCCCCTTCTTGCTAAGGAACATGGTGCCAAACTTGTCATTGTCAACAGGGAACCTACAATGTTGGATCGTTATGCAGATATGGTTATAAACGGCAAGGACATTGGCGAAGTGCTATCTGAAGTGGATTCAGAGTTAAAGATGGATTTGTAA
- a CDS encoding DUF3298 and DUF4163 domain-containing protein produces MDQPVAVLTRRLDSDSDKISIAYPVIVQMEDAVIQRKINFAIISVYNDLLIEQNFYNEDLVELIGYFEIKTNEREILSLNLIVYSYTGGAHGLTIVKSLTFTTKTGEQYKLRDLFKSGSNYVEVISDIIQQRIDDWDITLLDPPFKTIRPDQDYYLADTSIVIYFQLYEISPYAWGFPYFPISIKDLEKMIAPDGPLAKLITFT; encoded by the coding sequence ATGGACCAACCCGTTGCAGTGTTAACGAGAAGGCTGGACTCAGATTCAGATAAAATCAGCATTGCCTATCCAGTCATTGTACAAATGGAGGACGCGGTTATCCAACGGAAAATAAATTTCGCAATTATCTCCGTCTATAACGATCTATTAATCGAACAAAATTTTTATAATGAAGATTTAGTGGAACTGATCGGATATTTTGAAATCAAAACGAACGAACGCGAGATTCTCAGCCTTAATTTAATTGTCTATTCCTATACGGGCGGCGCACACGGGTTGACAATTGTAAAATCGTTGACTTTCACAACGAAAACAGGCGAACAATATAAATTAAGAGATCTCTTTAAAAGCGGAAGCAACTATGTGGAAGTCATTTCCGACATAATTCAGCAGCGGATTGATGACTGGGATATTACATTGCTCGACCCCCCTTTTAAAACAATTCGACCAGATCAGGATTACTATCTTGCGGACACCTCGATCGTCATCTACTTCCAATTGTATGAGATTTCGCCTTATGCATGGGGCTTCCCTTACTTCCCAATCTCCATTAAGGATTTGGAGAAAATGATTGCTCCTGATGGACCATTAGCCAAACTGATCACTTTTACGTAA
- a CDS encoding efflux RND transporter permease subunit: MNSIINFVMKNKLAVWLLTIIITVAGIYSGLKMKLETIPDITVPVVSVTTIYPGATPEQVMNELSEPLEKTVQNLKGVKSVSSTSYQNASSIQIEYGFGTDMKEAEEEVKEAVGNFTLPDSAQAPSVGRISINAFPIVALSVSDHNKSLEELTTLVEDSLVPDLEGIDGVSSVAVSGQQIEEVVLTFDQEKLAQYNLEEDTVKQLIKGSDLKMPLGLFNFDGEEQSVVVDGKLTTISELENLLLPAVPKTADAMQAQAGQNGMQGMPPATTGIPTVKLGDIATIQHIGKAESISRMNGKEAIAIQIVKSQDANTVTVVNAVKDMMTSFEDDYEGLSISVSLDQGEPIEQSVETMLSKALFGALFAVIIIMLFLRNFRSTIISIISIPMSLLIAVLLLKELDITLNMMTLGAMTVAIGRVIDDSIVVVENIYRRMHLSTEKLRGRDLIREATKEMFKPIASSTLVTVAVFLPLGLVGGMVGELFMPFALTIVFALLASLLVAITIVPMLAHTLFSKQLNGNAGVHKEQHGKMANGYRKILNWTLNHKLITVILSLALLGGSLFLIPHVGVSMLPDEEQKMMYITYTPEPGETLDTVNDNTVQAENYLLGLKNVDSIQVSVGGENPMAPGASNGALMFVNFDSDTPNFEKVKEKTMNELKKLSVKGEWKSQDFSVSGSSNQLSYYVYGDRLDEIEPVVNEIEDILSSNQDLKNTKTSLARTYKEYTLVADQEKLIQYGLTTAQIGMILYPNKQQEVITKLEDGKKSINVLVDDAKKEHKTVQELLNEKVQTPFGIEIPISDVVELKEGTTSDTVSRRDGKLFASVSAEIVTKDVSKVSKNVSDKIDKLETPSTVKIKTAGVTEDITEAFTQLGLAMLAAIAIVYLILVVTFGGGLAPFAILFSLPFTVIGALVGLLIGGETISVSAMIGMLMLIGIVVTNAIVLIDRVINKEKEGLPTREAILEAGATRLRPILMTALATIGALIPLAIGAEGSGLISKGLGITVIGGLTSSTLLTLIFVPVVFEFVGKFRRKKIKN; the protein is encoded by the coding sequence ATGAATTCAATTATTAATTTTGTTATGAAAAACAAGTTAGCTGTCTGGCTGCTTACAATTATTATAACCGTTGCGGGGATTTATTCTGGTCTTAAAATGAAATTAGAGACCATTCCTGATATAACGGTCCCTGTTGTCAGCGTTACAACCATTTATCCCGGCGCAACGCCTGAGCAGGTGATGAATGAATTATCCGAACCGTTGGAAAAAACGGTCCAAAACTTGAAAGGTGTCAAATCTGTCAGTTCCACCTCTTACCAGAATGCTTCTTCTATTCAGATCGAATATGGATTTGGCACAGATATGAAGGAAGCTGAGGAGGAAGTCAAAGAAGCAGTCGGCAACTTTACATTACCTGACTCAGCACAAGCCCCTTCTGTTGGAAGGATTAGCATCAATGCATTCCCGATTGTTGCATTAAGCGTTTCAGATCACAACAAGTCTCTTGAGGAGTTGACTACTTTAGTTGAAGATTCCCTTGTGCCTGATTTAGAAGGCATAGACGGGGTTTCCAGCGTCGCGGTGTCCGGCCAACAAATTGAAGAAGTCGTATTGACCTTTGATCAAGAAAAATTAGCGCAATATAACTTAGAAGAAGACACCGTGAAACAACTCATTAAAGGATCGGACTTGAAAATGCCCCTCGGTCTATTCAACTTTGACGGAGAAGAGCAATCGGTTGTAGTTGATGGGAAGCTGACTACGATTTCGGAATTAGAAAATCTATTGCTTCCTGCAGTTCCGAAAACTGCTGATGCCATGCAGGCCCAAGCCGGCCAGAACGGCATGCAAGGAATGCCTCCCGCAACAACTGGCATCCCAACAGTGAAATTAGGGGACATTGCAACAATTCAGCATATCGGTAAGGCAGAATCGATCTCCCGTATGAATGGCAAGGAAGCCATTGCGATCCAGATCGTCAAATCGCAGGACGCCAATACGGTGACTGTCGTCAACGCAGTCAAAGACATGATGACTTCGTTTGAGGATGATTATGAAGGTCTCTCTATCTCCGTATCATTGGATCAAGGAGAACCGATCGAGCAATCGGTTGAAACAATGCTAAGCAAGGCACTTTTTGGAGCGTTATTCGCAGTCATTATCATCATGCTGTTCTTGCGCAATTTCCGCTCCACGATCATCTCGATTATTTCCATTCCGATGTCCTTGCTAATTGCAGTGCTTTTATTGAAAGAACTTGATATTACCTTAAATATGATGACACTCGGCGCCATGACGGTCGCGATCGGCCGGGTTATTGACGACTCTATCGTTGTAGTGGAAAACATCTATCGTCGGATGCATCTCTCAACCGAAAAACTACGGGGACGGGACTTGATCCGGGAAGCGACCAAAGAAATGTTCAAGCCAATCGCATCCTCCACACTTGTCACAGTTGCGGTATTCTTACCACTCGGGCTTGTCGGAGGCATGGTGGGAGAATTGTTCATGCCGTTTGCGCTTACCATTGTGTTTGCTTTACTGGCTTCCCTGTTAGTAGCGATCACCATTGTGCCAATGCTCGCGCATACATTATTCAGTAAGCAATTGAATGGCAATGCGGGCGTCCATAAAGAACAGCATGGGAAAATGGCAAACGGATACCGAAAAATATTGAACTGGACTTTGAACCATAAATTGATCACTGTCATCCTTTCCTTGGCTCTACTTGGCGGCAGCCTCTTTTTAATCCCTCATGTCGGAGTCAGTATGCTGCCGGATGAAGAGCAGAAGATGATGTATATTACGTATACACCAGAGCCGGGAGAAACATTGGATACCGTCAATGACAATACAGTCCAAGCGGAAAATTACCTGTTAGGATTAAAAAATGTCGACAGCATCCAAGTATCCGTTGGCGGTGAAAATCCAATGGCACCTGGTGCTTCAAACGGAGCGCTCATGTTCGTCAACTTCGATTCGGATACACCAAACTTCGAAAAAGTGAAAGAAAAAACGATGAACGAGCTTAAGAAGTTATCCGTAAAGGGCGAATGGAAATCACAGGACTTCTCGGTGAGTGGTTCCAGCAATCAATTGAGCTATTATGTATACGGTGATCGACTCGATGAGATTGAACCTGTGGTGAACGAAATTGAGGATATTTTATCGTCCAATCAAGATTTGAAGAATACGAAAACTAGTTTGGCGCGTACCTATAAAGAATATACATTGGTCGCAGATCAGGAAAAATTGATTCAATATGGTTTGACGACAGCTCAAATCGGAATGATTTTGTATCCGAATAAGCAGCAAGAAGTCATTACCAAACTGGAAGACGGCAAAAAGTCGATTAATGTTCTCGTGGATGATGCAAAGAAAGAGCATAAGACTGTCCAGGAACTGCTCAATGAAAAGGTGCAGACACCATTCGGAATAGAGATCCCAATTTCTGATGTCGTCGAGTTGAAAGAGGGCACGACGTCAGATACAGTATCACGTCGAGATGGCAAATTGTTCGCTAGCGTATCGGCAGAAATCGTCACAAAAGACGTATCTAAGGTTTCAAAGAATGTCAGTGATAAGATTGACAAGCTTGAAACGCCATCCACTGTGAAAATTAAAACAGCCGGTGTTACAGAGGATATCACGGAAGCATTTACACAATTGGGGCTTGCCATGCTTGCCGCAATCGCCATTGTTTACTTGATATTGGTCGTTACTTTTGGGGGAGGTTTGGCTCCTTTCGCCATCCTATTCTCCTTGCCGTTCACAGTGATCGGCGCATTGGTTGGATTGTTGATTGGCGGTGAAACAATCAGTGTTTCCGCAATGATTGGTATGCTGATGCTCATCGGAATTGTTGTCACCAATGCGATTGTATTGATCGATCGGGTCATTAATAAAGAAAAAGAAGGACTGCCAACAAGAGAAGCGATATTGGAGGCTGGTGCTACAAGACTGCGTCCAATCTTAATGACCGCCTTGGCAACGATTGGTGCATTAATACCGCTTGCTATTGGTGCGGAAGGCAGTGGATTGATTTCCAAAGGGCTTGGCATTACCGTCATCGGTGGTTTGACAAGTTCTACGCTACTAACTCTCATCTTTGTTCCAGTTGTCTTTGAATTTGTAGGCAAGTTCCGAAGAAAAAAGATTAAAAACTGA
- a CDS encoding TetR/AcrR family transcriptional regulator, translated as MDKRTMIIERASELFAQQGFDATSVQQITDACGISKGSFYLSFKTKESLLFAIFEYFTSKLVERISTVFLEDIQSNERLSEYFFVQFEEIRKYKDFILMQVREQTNPGNEEMMKLINQLSRKSFEILEALYVERYGKSIAVHLPDLFVITGGMIKGYIEIIVMTKTELDFKKLALFMVDRVDSIVSGLNQPFLDKTSLFGFQMECPSVLMTKEELVSWLHTMKRDSANEDMTISLEVIEEELKKEEPRKPVIIGMLSNLEIVEETAEFSHAIRTYLER; from the coding sequence ATGGATAAACGGACCATGATAATTGAAAGGGCATCTGAGCTCTTTGCCCAACAAGGCTTTGATGCGACTTCGGTTCAACAGATTACTGACGCCTGCGGCATATCCAAAGGCTCCTTCTACCTGTCATTTAAAACAAAGGAAAGCCTGTTGTTCGCTATTTTTGAATATTTTACATCCAAACTGGTTGAAAGAATCAGTACGGTTTTTCTAGAGGACATTCAATCTAATGAACGACTCAGCGAATATTTCTTCGTTCAATTTGAGGAAATACGCAAATATAAAGATTTCATTTTAATGCAAGTGAGAGAGCAGACGAATCCCGGTAATGAAGAGATGATGAAACTAATCAATCAATTAAGCCGAAAATCATTTGAAATACTAGAAGCTTTGTATGTCGAAAGATATGGAAAATCGATTGCCGTTCATCTGCCGGATCTCTTTGTCATCACTGGCGGGATGATAAAGGGATACATTGAAATTATTGTAATGACGAAAACGGAACTTGATTTCAAAAAACTAGCCCTTTTTATGGTGGACCGGGTTGATTCAATTGTGTCTGGTCTGAATCAACCATTTTTGGACAAGACGTCATTATTTGGTTTTCAGATGGAGTGTCCATCCGTACTGATGACGAAAGAGGAGTTGGTGTCCTGGTTACATACAATGAAACGGGACAGCGCAAATGAAGATATGACGATCAGCTTGGAAGTGATCGAAGAGGAACTGAAGAAGGAAGAGCCCCGCAAGCCAGTCATTATTGGCATGTTGTCTAATCTAGAGATAGTTGAGGAAACAGCTGAATTCAGTCATGCGATAAGAACCTACTTGGAACGGTAG
- a CDS encoding nucleotide excision repair endonuclease, whose amino-acid sequence MISITIPKPDVTIVQRRQDSGEATIKPICGFIDLHEIPRDKGGIVLFYNREDELLFAGKARKLRQRVKKHLEDNVSPIKDHRNEVNKISIILVDDPMEREIYETYIINTLRAKYNTEKVFY is encoded by the coding sequence ATGATCTCCATCACAATACCAAAACCAGATGTGACCATCGTACAACGGAGGCAGGACTCTGGCGAAGCAACAATAAAACCGATTTGCGGATTTATTGATTTACATGAAATTCCTCGTGATAAAGGGGGTATCGTCCTTTTTTATAATAGAGAGGATGAATTGCTTTTTGCTGGTAAAGCCCGCAAACTGCGTCAGCGAGTGAAGAAACATTTGGAAGACAACGTGTCACCAATCAAGGACCACCGGAATGAAGTGAATAAAATCTCCATCATCCTAGTCGACGATCCGATGGAACGGGAGATTTACGAAACATATATTATCAATACACTCCGTGCAAAGTACAATACGGAAAAAGTGTTTTATTGA
- a CDS encoding metal ABC transporter solute-binding protein, Zn/Mn family, whose amino-acid sequence MKQMIQWIGISLLAVFLLAACGNDKEKTKDPNAPLKVVTSFTIIADMAREIGGDYVEVHNLVPTGTDPHEYEPLPADIKAATDADVLFYNGLNLEGGKSGWFFKMIDTVNQREENIFSLTERVEPMYLTDEDGREEEINPHAFIDPAVGIKMAEDLRDVLVKKHPAKSEEIQKRGDEYVERLKAIDKEYEERIQDIPEEKRTLVTSERAFQYMTSHYGLKEAYIWEIDTEENGSPAQIKSLVNFIHEHNVPVLFIESNVDPRPMETVSGETGVRIADKKIYSDEIGQPGEEVDTYVKYLHYNINLIHDELSK is encoded by the coding sequence ATGAAACAAATGATTCAATGGATCGGCATATCACTTTTAGCCGTATTCTTGCTCGCAGCTTGTGGAAATGATAAGGAGAAAACGAAGGATCCGAACGCACCGTTGAAAGTGGTAACTTCCTTTACCATAATCGCAGACATGGCGCGGGAAATCGGTGGCGATTATGTGGAGGTCCATAACTTAGTGCCGACAGGAACCGATCCGCATGAATACGAACCGTTGCCAGCAGACATCAAAGCTGCAACTGACGCAGATGTATTGTTTTATAACGGTTTAAATCTCGAAGGTGGCAAAAGCGGATGGTTTTTTAAAATGATCGATACGGTCAACCAGAGAGAAGAAAATATCTTCAGCCTGACGGAGCGTGTGGAACCAATGTATCTCACGGATGAAGATGGCAGAGAAGAAGAGATAAATCCACATGCCTTCATCGATCCTGCGGTTGGCATCAAAATGGCAGAGGATCTCCGGGATGTCCTTGTCAAAAAGCATCCAGCCAAAAGTGAGGAGATCCAAAAACGCGGGGACGAATACGTGGAGCGTTTAAAAGCCATTGACAAGGAATATGAGGAACGGATACAAGACATTCCGGAAGAAAAACGGACTCTTGTTACAAGTGAGCGTGCGTTCCAGTATATGACCTCCCATTACGGCTTGAAGGAAGCGTATATTTGGGAGATCGACACGGAAGAGAACGGTTCTCCTGCCCAAATTAAGTCATTAGTGAATTTTATTCACGAGCATAATGTTCCGGTTCTCTTCATCGAATCCAATGTCGATCCGCGGCCAATGGAAACCGTATCAGGCGAAACAGGAGTGCGAATTGCGGATAAGAAAATCTACTCTGATGAAATCGGCCAACCTGGAGAGGAAGTCGACACATATGTGAAATACTTACATTATAATATCAACCTAATTCATGACGAATTGAGCAAATGA